The Thermoanaerobacterales bacterium nucleotide sequence CACATGGCTTCGGAGGCGGTATCCGGGCGGGGATTAAGCCGCTGCATCTCCCGCATGGCGATAAGGCCCATCGGTGTGGCGGCGTTGCTCAGGCCGAGAACATTGGCGGAGAGGTTCATCACGATGGCCCCGAAGGCCGGATGGTTGCGCGGGATGCTGGGAAAAAGCAGGCGGATAAAGGGCTGGACAATCATTGAAAGGGCCCGGACCAGGCCCGCAGCCTCGGCGACCTTCATTACGCCGCACCAAAAGGCCAGGATCCCGATTAGACCGAGGGCCGTGGATACGGCGGTCTGCGCCCCGTTCAGGGCGGCGGTGGTGACCGTTTCGATGCGCCCGTTGGCCGCGGCCGCAACAATACCGAACAGAATTAGGGCGAGCCAGACAACGTTGACCAAGACACGATCCCCCTTGTCCTTGTCCTCCGTAGTCAAACTCTATGAGGACGGGCCAGGGGGTAGAACCGCGCTCCTTACTGCTCGCTGCTTTTCTTCTTAAGGTAATTGTCGAGCCGTTCGAGCACCGCGGGAGCCAGATCGATGAGGCGATCGGCGATGCCGTTGGCGTCGACCGGCAGGAGGCGCACCTGTCCCTGGCCCACGACGAGAAAGCCCATGGGCTGCACGGATACGCCGGCCCCGCTTCCACCGCCGAAAGGATACGTGCTCGCGCCGTCGTCGCGCGCGATTTCAAACTCTCCGCCACCGGCGGCGAACCCGACCGCCACCTTGGAAATTGGAATAATGATTATCCCGTCAGGGGTCTCCACCGGGTCGCCGACCACGGTATTCACATCCACCATTTGCTTAATGCTCTCCATGGCCGTCTGCATCAGACCCTGGATGGGGTGCTGCTCCACCGGACTTCCCCCCTACATGTGCCGCGAGGCCCTTCAGGCCCGCGACTATAATATGGCCCAGGCGGATAGCCAGTATGCAGCGGATATCGGTGGCGAAAACGGGGCGGCCAAAGTCCGGTTTTACGGCCAGGCGGGGGTGGGCGCGGAAGTCGGTTAGGCGGGAGGTCAGGGTAAGGAGCGACCCCTTGACCGCCCAGGTGAGTCCGGTCAGTATCCCGGTCCGGTCGGCCGACTCGGTGCCGATGCGGGTACTCCAGTCCAGGTCCTCGATACGTATGCGGGGGGTAAGGTAGCAGATGCCGGCGCGGAAGGATTTGAAGACGTTATACCAGCGCAGAAACAGGACGGACAGGGGCAGTTCCCGGACCTCGCGGTCGACGGCGGTGGCCGGGGTATCGGTGGCGGAGCGGGATTTGAGGCGGATAGCGGGATTTCTCCCCAGGCCCGCCCGCAGGTCGAGCATCGGAACCTCCGCCCGGTAGAGGGGCAGGCCGAGCCATGAGACAAGCACAGCCACCCGGTCGTCTTCCCCCTCCCGGCGATAGGCCAGGTTAACCCGGAGGAAGGTCAGGGCGAGAAAAACCCCCGCCATCAGAAGCGCGGCGATTATCAGCAGGAAAAGCACGAAATCCTCCCTTCCTCCTCCTTTACCGTTCCCCCTACGAAACCTAAATGTGCATGACCTCCCGGACGATTTCCATCGTAGCGCGGGCGGCCGTACGGGCTTTTTCGGTCCCGGCGGCCAACACGTCGTCCAGGTAACGGGGTTGGGCCAGGAGCCGGCTGCGGCGCTGGCGGATCGGATCCAGTGCCCTGTTAAGGGCGGCCGAGAGTTCCTTTTTACAGGCCACGCATCCCACGCGCCCCGTGCGGCATTCCTCCTCGATCTCGGCCAGGCGGTCGGCGCTGTACAGGCTGTGAAGGGTATGCACCGTGCATACCTCCGGGTGGCCGGGGTCGTTCTTGCGGATGCGCGCCGGGTCCGTGATCATCATCCGGGCACGCCGGTCGACTTCTTCGACGGGCATGGCCAGGGCGATTTCGTTGCCATAGCTCTTGCTCATCTTGCGCCCGTCGGTCCCGGGGAGGACGGGCGTTTCCGTGAGGAGCGCCTTCGGCTCCGGGAAGACCTGGCCATAGAGGTAATTGAAACGCCGGGCGACCTCGCGGCAGAACTCCAGGTGCGGCAGTTGGTCCTGGCCGACGGGCACGGCATCGGCGCGGTAGATCAGGATGTCCGCCGCCTGCAACAAGGGGTACCCGAGAAAGCCGTAAGTATTGATATCCTTGCCCTGGGCGCCGAGCTGCTGCACCTGGTCCTTGTAGGTGGGCACACGTTCCAGCCAGGACAGGGGCGTGAACATTGAAAAGAGCAGGTGCAACTCGGCATGCTCCAGGATACGGGACTGGACGAAAACGGTGGCCTTCTCGGGGTCAATCCCGGCGGCAAGCCAGTCGGCGATCATCTCCCGGGTGTTTTCGCGCAGGGCGCTGGTATCCTCGTAGATGGTGGTCAGGGCATGCCAGTCGGCGGCGAAGAAAAAACACTCGTGTTTTTCCTGCAGAGCGATCCAGTTATGAAGTACGCTCAGGTGTCCAATGTGCAGGCGGCCGCTGGACCGCATGCCGCTAAGGATACGCATGGTTGGTTTATCTCATCCTTTCAAAGAGGTTGGAAATCCTGGCCGGTTACGCCGCCAGACCACGGGCCAGGTTGAAGAACATTTCAGCCAACGGAACGACGAAGAAGGTCAGGAACTTGCCGATTAGTCCCGTCACCATAAGGACCAGCAGGACAAGCACACCGTACTGCTCCAGAGCCACAAGCCACTCCTGCCGTCCGGGCAGCAGGCCCGCCAGGATCTTGGAACCGTCCAGGGGCGGTACCGGAATAAGGTTAAAAACGGCCAGCACGACATTAATATAGATCAACTGGTAGAGCAGCAGCAACCCGAAGCCTGACTGCATGTAATCAATCAAACCCAGTAGAACGGAAGCCGCGAGGGCCAGGACCAGGTTTGCCGCCGGGCCGGCGAGGGACACCAGTAGGAGGCCCTGCTTGACATTGCCCCGCAGGTTGTAGGGGTTGACCGGGACCGGCTTCGCCCAGCCGAAACCGGCGACAAAGAGCAAGAGCAGCCCCAGCCAGTCCACGTGGGCTACGGGGTTCAAGGTCAGCCTCCCCGCATAGCGGGCGGTATGGTCGCCGAGGCGGTCGGCAACGAAACCGTGGGCGTATTCGTGTACGGTGAGGGCCAGCATAATTGCCGGGACAAGGGCGATAATCTCGGCCAGGTTCGGCACATGAAACAAGGCTTATTCGCTCCTTCCCGCTATCTGCGCGGTCGCTGCGTTGGTCCCCGGGCCGTTGTCCAGCCCCATCACCCGCATTGCATAATCCAACTCTTCCTGCTTGTTCTTGACATGGCCCTCAAGCCTGGCCTGCCACACGGCATCCAAGGCCTTGCGGAACAAAGGGCCGGGGCGGTATCCGAGGCTCCTAATATCTTTGCCGGTAATGGAAGGTTTATGTTTCTTAAGAATGGCGGCGACATCGCGGAAACGGTACTGGAGCCGTTCTTCTTCGAGCATTACCAGGACCAGCGGATAGGCCTCCCGCGGTAGTTGAAGGTAAATACGGGCCAGGTTCACCAGGCTGGTATTGGGGGATGAAAAGCCGCGGACCGCCTGGCGCCAGCTTTCCAGGGCGGTCACCACGTTCTCCGTCTGGCGCCGGCCGATCTTGTAGCGGCTGCAGGTTTCCAGGACCAAGGGCATCGGCGAGGAGTGGAGAATGGCTGTAAAGTAGCAGAGCCAGAGTTCGGCCGGGGGAGGGACCTCCCACTCCTGGAGCCTCCGGATAACCCGGGGAATGCGGCCTACGACCGGCTGCACCTCCCAGTAGGTGACTTTGGGGAAAAGGTGCGGCCAGATGTTCAACTGCGCCAGGCGGGCCAGGGTGCGCGGCGTATAGTCCTTATCCAGCATCCGCTTCACCTCGGCCCATTGCTGCTCATCCGGCACGGTCCGCAGGGCACGTTCGGTCAGGGCTTCGCGCATCAGGGCCAGGGTCTGGCGCTCGATATTGAAACGGTAGCGCTGCTCATAACGGACTGCTCGCAGGATGCGGATAGGATCCTCAATGAAGCTCAGGTTGTGCAGTGCTCGGATCAGCCCGTGTTGGAGGTCGTCCCGTCCCCCGAAGTGGTCGATGACGTCGCCGAACCCCTCGGGGTTCAGGACAACCGCAATGGCGTTAATCGTGAAGTCCCGCCCGTAGAGTTCGTGGCGCAGGGGCGAATCGTCCACCCCGTCCAGCGGCTTGCCATAGGCGTCGAAGTGACGCCGGGCCATGGTAATGTCGAGCCGCGGTCCCTGCGGCAGGAACACCTGGGCCTTATCGATCGCCTCCGCCACCTTGAGTTTCCCGCCAAGGGCCGCGACGATCCTATCCCCCAGCGTCGCTCCATCGCAGTCTTCCACAACCAGATCGTAGTCCCGGCTGGGACGACCGAGAAGCGCGTCGCGGACCATGCCGCCCGTCAGGTAGACCCGGCACCCGAGATCCCGGCCGATGCGGCCGACAGTGCTCAGGATCCGCAGGGCCTCCGCGGAAAGGTTGCGGCGCAGGACCTCGGCCATATTCTGGTATCCCATCTCCTGTTGCGGGGAATTAAACAAGGTGCAAAAGCGCGGCTTGAACTTCTTGTGCAGGGTCTTGAGGATATCGGTGCGCGAGACAATGCCCGCAAGTTGATGGCCGTCAACGATGGGAAGACGCCCGATGTTATTCTCTATCATCAGATGCTGGATTTCGGTAAGGGGCGTGTCGGGGGCGGCGACCAGCACGTTCTTGGTCATAAAGGCCTTAACGGGGGCATGCCGCAGGTTATGGCGGTCGGCCTTTTCGACGTCCCGGCGGGAGATGATCCCCATGAGGTGGCCGTTTTCAACGACCGGCAGGCCGGTGTGCCCGTAGCGCAGCATAATCTGATTGGCCTCTTCCACCCGCATGTCGGGCGGAACCGACTTCACGGGACTGGACATGATCTCGCGGGCCGTGACCGGCGGGTGTATCAACATCCGGATGGTGTCCAGAAGCTCGTTGGCGATATGGTCCAGGCTCTGGCCCTTGATCGTCGCCGAAGCCGCCGCCGGATGGCCGCCTCCGCCGAAGTGGGACAGGATCTCGCGGACGTCGACCTCCGGGACGGAACTCCGGGCGACGATGTGCACCCGGTCCTCCATTTCAACGACGGAGAAGACGGCGTCGATGTGCTCGATCTCGCTCAGTTTATGGGTAAGAACGGCCAGCCCGCCGATGAACTCGTCCACGCTGCTGCGGGCGATCAGTATCTTCTGGCCGTTGACCAGATGGCGTTCCGCCGAAAGCAGGAGATGGCGCAGGAGTTCTTGCTGCTCGTCGGTTAGCGGGCGGGCCAGGAACCGGCCCACCAGGGCGAGGTTCGCCCCGAGACCGATCAGGTAGGCTGCCGCCTCGAGGTCACGCTGGGTGGTGTTGGTGTACAGAAGGCTCCCGGTATCCTCGTAGATACCAAGAGCCAGAACGGTGGCCTCGAAGGGGGTGACCGCGAGATTCCGCGCCCTGATTTCCTCTACGAGGAGGGTGGTGGCGGCTCCCACCGGTTCCACCAGTTCAAATTCACCCCGGATGTCTCCTTCCGCCCATGGGTGGTGGTCGAAGATATGGATCCTCAACCCCGGGTGTTCAGTAAGGGCGGCAAGCTTCGCCAGCCGCCTGGCGTTTTTGGTATCCACCAGGATCAACGTGTCGACGTCCCCGGGGCGCAGTTCACCCGGCTTGTGGAGGTCCAGGATATCCCGGTGAAGGGCTACGAACTCCTCCACGTTGCGTGCCAGTTTGCCCGGCAGGACAAGCTCGGCGTCCGGGTAGAGCTTCTGGGCCGCGACCATGGCCGCCAGCCCGTCGAAATCGGTATTCGTATGTGTCGTTATCAGTTTCAAAGCTCAAGCCTCTCCCCCTTGGTTGGTGGGAAGGTCGGGGCGCAGGCGAGCCGGAACCACGTCGTTACGCGTCAGATCGGCGTAGCTTTCACGGCGGACGACGAGTTCCGCCGTTCCATCCCGGGCAAGGATCATGGCCGGCCGCGGCAGGCGGTTATAATTTGACGCCATCGAGTAGGTGTAGGCTCCCGTAGCCGGTACGGCCAGGATGTCTCCAGGGTTCGGGGCGGGCAGCCGGATGTCCCATATCAGCATGTCCCCCGACTCGCAGCACTTTCCGGCAATAGATACCGGTTTGCCCGGGAGTTCCGTCATTCGGCTGGCCACCGCAGCCTCATAGCGAGCCTGGTAGAGCGCGGGCCGGGGGTTGTCGCCCATGCCGCCGTCCACGGCGACGTAAGTGCGAATCCCCGGGATTTCCTTCACGGCGCCGACGGTGTAAAGGGTCGTTCCGGCCGGTCCGATCAGTGAGCGGCCGGGTTCGACCATAATCCGCGGTAGGGGGAGGCTCAGCCCGGCGGCCGTGGCTTCGACGGTTCCACGGATGGTGCGGGCCAGATCGCCGATCGTGGGAGGCTCGTCACCCTCCACGTAATAGATGCCGAGCCCGCCGCCAAGGTTTAGTTCGGAAAGCGTCCATCCTGTGGCCTCGTGCGCCTTCCGGGCGAACTCAAGCATGACCCGGGCGGCGTCGGCAAAGGCCTGTAATTCAAAGATCTGGGAACCGATATGGCAATGAAGGCCGTGGAGGCGGATATGCGGCAGTGTAAGCGCCTGGCGCACGGCCTCCATGGCCTGGCCGGTCGCGACAGGAAAGCCGAACTTGGAGTCGACCTTTCCGGTCTGGATGTATTCGTGCGTGTGGGCTTCGATGCCGGGCTGCAGGCGGAGCAGGATGGACGCCGTCCGCCCCAGGTCGCCCGCCGTCCGGTTCAACCGGTCCAGTTCAAGGGCATTATCCACGACGAAGCGATGGACACCGGCCTCAAGGCCCATCCGGATCTCGGCCGGCGATTTATTGTTTCCGTGGAAGTAGATGCGCGAGGCCGGAAACTGCACCACGAGGGCGGTGTGCAACTCTCCGCCCGAGACGACGTCCAGCCCCAGTCCCTCCTCTTCGATGATCCGGCAGATAGCCGCGGTGAGCAGCGTCTTGCCGGCATAGATAACATGGTTGTCGGGGCCGAAGGCCGAGCGGTAGGTGCGGCAGTTGTCCCGTAGCAGGTTCTCATCGATGACGTAGAGCGGAGTACCGAAGGTCCGGGCCAGTTCGACGGCGTCGCAGCCGCCGATCTCCAAATGCCCGCGGTCGTTCACCCGCATGGTCCCGCGCAGCAACATCCATTAAGCCTCCTCGATGACAGGTAGCTTCTGGAGCGACCGGGCCAGGTCTTCTTCCGGCAGGGGGAAGTCGACCAGTTCCCCGGCGAGATAACTGTCGTAAGCACTGAGGTCGAAATGGCCGTGCCCGCTGAGATTGAAGACGATGGTCTTCGCCTCGCCCGCCTCGCGGCAGATAAGCGCCTCCTTGATGGCCACGGCGATGGCATGGGCCGACTCCGGTGCCGGGAGGATGGCTTCGTTATACGCAAACAGCAGGGCGGCCTTGAAGATCTCGGTCTGGTTGACGGCCTGCGCCTCGACATATCCGTCGGCTACGAGCTGGCACAAGAGCGGCGAATCCCCATGGTAGCGCAGGCCGCCGGCGTGAATGCCCGGCGGTATGAAATTCGTCCCCAGGGTATGCATGTAACAGAGTGGGGTGAGACCGGCCACGTCGCCAAAGTCGTAGGCCCGCAACCCGCGGGTCAGTGTGGGGCACGCCGTGGGTTCCACGGCGATGAAGCGCGTCGCCAGCCTCCCGCCGAGCTTGTCGGAGATGAACGGGAAGGCGAAACCGCCGAAGTTCGAGCCTCCCCCGACGCAACCGATGAGGATATCCGGCTGCTCGCCGGCTTTTTCAAGCTGTGCCTTGGCCTCCAGGCCGATTACCGATTGGTGCAGGATGACGTGGTTCAGGACACTGCCAAGGGAGTAGTTGGTGTCGGGCCTGATCGCGGCGTCTTCGACGGCTTCACTGATAGCAACGCCCAGGCTGCCCGGCGAGTCAGGGTCTTGTTCCAGGATCCGGCGTCCGGCGTTGGTGCGGGTACTGGGGCTGGCCAGAACCTCGGCACCGTAGACCTGCATCAAGGACCGGCGGTAGGGCTTCTGATGATAACTCACCTTGACCATATACACCGTGCATTCCAGGCCAAAAAACTTGCAGGCAATGGACAGGGCGCTGCCCCATTGTCCGGCTCCCGTCTCGGTAGCCAGGCGCTTGATGCCGGCCAGCTTGTTGTAGTAGACCTGGGCCACCGCCGTGTTCAGCTTGTGGCTGCCGGCCGGGCTGACACCCTCATGTTTGAAATAGATCCGGGCCGGTGTGTCTAAGGCCTTCTCCAGGCGGCGGGCACGGATCAATGGGCTGGGCCGCCACAGGCGGTAAATCTCCCGGATTTCCTCGGGGATCTCGATCCAGCGCTCGGTGGAAACCTCCTGCTTGATAAGTTCCATCGGGAAGATGGGCGCCAGGTCGTCCGGGCCGACGGGCTTCTTTGTGACCGGATGCAACGGGGGCTTTGGCAGGCGGGGCATGTCGGCCTGCACGTTGTACCAGGCGCGCGGGATTTCCTCTTCGCCGAGCAGAATCTTGGTAGCGGTCATCTCTGAACTCCTCTCCTCTCATTCTCCTGCGCCAGGGGCACCGGCCCCAGACACTTACCAACATTTTAACGACCCCATACCCCTTTGACAAGGCACCACGACCCAGGACACCAAACAAAGAAAGGACGCGGTCCATCTTGTACGGTGACCGCGTCCTTTTTGTGAATTGATGACCAATGCTAACCTTTGGGCCGGAAGATGACGGCCGTCAGGTAGCCGAAGACGACGGCGGCGGTAATTCCCGGGGCCGCGGTGGCCAATCCGCCGGTGAAGGCGCCGATGAGGCCCTGCTGCTGCGCTCCTTTGATCGATCCCTGCGCCAGGAGGTGGCCGAACCCGGTGAGCGGCACGGTCGCTCCGGCCCCCGCGAAATCGACTAGAGGCTGGTAAAGGCCGAGCCCCGAGATAATCACCCCGGCGGTGACAAAGCCGACGAGGATATGGGCCGGGGTCACTTTGTAGTTGGTCAGGTCCATCAACAACTGGCCGATGGCGCAGAATAGCCCCCCGATAATGAAGGCTTTGAGGAAGATCATGCTTTCATCCCCCCGTCAGCCCGCCTGGACGACCACCCCGTGTCCGATGGCGGGAATGGTCTCGCCCTGCTTGGCGGTGATGGCGCTGAGGAGAGCGCCGGTTCCCACCCCCAGCAGGCGGTTGATCCGCTTTTGCTGCAACTGCTGCATCAGGTGGCCGCAGAACACGGCGGCCGAGCAGGCGCAGCCGCTGCCGCCGGCATGGGTGTCCTGTTTGGCCTGGTCGTAAATGAGGATGCCGCAGTCTTCAAGTTTGCCGCCCAGGTCGTAGCCGTGATCCTGAAGAATCTTGGCGGCGATACCCCGGCCGTAGTGTCCGAGGTCTCCGGTAACCACTATATCGAAGGCTGCGCCACCGCGTGCGGTATCGCGCAAGTGGCTGATGATGGTATCGGCTGCCGCCGGGGCCATCGCCGAGCCGAAATCGCTTGGATCCCCGATACCCAGGTCGATTACGCGTCCGACCGTGGCATGGGTGATCACCGGCCCGCTTCCTCCCGTCCCAGGGCGCGCCAGAATCGCCGCTCCTGCTCCGGTCACCGTCCACTGGGCGGTCATAGGGCGCTGCACACCCTGCTCGGTCGGGAAGCGAAACTGGCGCTCCGCCGTGCAGCAATGGGACGAGGTGGCGACCAGTACCCGGTCGGCGAAGCCGCCGTCCACGATCATTGCCCCCAGAGCGAGACCTTCGAAGAAGCTTGAGCAGGCCCCATAGAGTCCCAGGAAAGGAATCCCCAACTGACGAGCCGTGAAACCGGAAGCGGTGATCTGATTGCAGAGGTCGCCGGCCAGAAAGAAGTCGACCTCGTCCGGTTTTAGGCTGGCCTTTGCCAGAACCTTGTTTACGGCGTCCTCCAGGTAGCGGCGTTCAGCCTTTTCCCAGGTTTTCTCCCCGTGATAAGGGTCCTCAATAACCTTATCAAAGGTGTTGCCCAGGGGTCCCCGGCCCTCTTTGGCACCGACGGCGGTGGCAGTGGCAATGATTACCGGAGGGTACTGGAAAGTCACCGTCTGGCCCTGCTTCTTGGGCCCCGCCACAGGTCTCCACCTCCTGCGTTAGCGGATCAAAAGATAGATTAGCCCCATAATCCATCCGGCGACGATGCCGAAGACGAGAATCGGACCGGCGATGGTGAAGAGGCGCGCTCCCACGCCGAGGACCAAACCCTCGGCTTTGGCCTCCAAGGCCGGTGCGACCATGGAGTTGGCAAAGCCGGTAATCGGGACGATGGTTCCCGCACCGGCGTAGCGGGCGATCTCGTCGTACACACCAAGGCCCGTCAGCAGGGCGGCGAGAAATATCAGGGTGATCGACGTGGCCGTCCCGGCCGCCAGGGGTGCCAGGCCCAGACCCTGGAAAAACAGCAGAAGGGCCTGGCCGAGTATGGTGATCAGGCCGCCGACGGCGAAGGCCCAGATGGTGTTCCGCAGGACCGGAGGCTTCGGCTTCATCCGGTCACTGATGCGCATGTATTCGTCGCGCTGGGTATCCAGGGGCTTGGATAAGTCAACCTTCAGTCCCAGTCACCTCCTTATCCCCGGGTTGTGGAAAGAGGGACACCTGCGGGGTGTCCCTAATCGATGTAGGCCACCTTTAGGTTGGCCTTATATTCGGTTACTTTCCCGTTTTCCACGTTGGCGGTGAAGTTCACCACCTCTACTCCGGTGATTTTGCCGAGCGTCCGCGAGGCTTCATCGACGGCGCCCTGGACGGCTCCGCGCCAACCGTCGGGCGATTCCCCGACCAGTTCGGCCACCTTGACGTGCATCTGCTCATTCCCTCCTCGTGCTCAAGTTGGTGATACTTCTATTGTTCCGGCGCCGGAGGAGTTTAATGCACGTTCATCCCATATGCCGGGAAAGGGGCTTGCCGGCCCGCTGCTCGAAATGGTTGCTACTGAGTGCGACAGAGCATCCGCAGCTTGTGCAGGGCCTCCCGCTCAAGACGTGAGACCTGAACCTGTGAAAGGCCGAGACGGCGGGCGACCTCGGCCTGTGTCAATTCCTCAAAGAACCGCCAGATGATAATCTGGCGCGTACGTTCGGGCAATCCTTCCAGCAGACGGTCCAGGTCGATCCGTTCGGCCCACGTGTCCTCGCCGTCTCCCCGGTGGTGCACCTGGTCCATAATGTATATCGGGTCGCCTTCCTCCTGGTGCAGTATGTCATACAGTGAGGCCGGGGGTTGGGCGGCGTCCAGGGCGGCTACCAGTTCATCACGCGGCACCTTAAGGGCATCGGCGATTTCACCGATGGTTGGTTCGCGGGAAAGCTCGGCGGCGAGCCGCTCACGGACGTTTTGGACCTTCCACGCCAGCTCTTTCAAGGAACGGCTCACGCGAACCGGCGTGTCATCGCGCAGGAAACGCCGGATTTCGCCGATAATCATTGGAACGGCATAGGTCGAGAACTTGACCTTGAAACGGAGGTCGAACTTGTCTATAGCTTTGATGAGCCCGATACAGCCGATCTGAAAAAGGTCATCATGGTCGTAACCACGGCCTTCGAAGCGCCGGATGACGTTGCACACCAGCTTAAGGTTGGCGTTAATGAGAGTCTCCCGGGCGATGACGTCGCCCTTATGGGCCAGCTTGATCAGGCGGCGGGTCTCCCGGTCGGTCAGGAGAGGCCGGTTCGGGATGTTAAGGTCAATGCGCGCGCGCATGCTCACCGCGTTCGATCCGCTTTGTCAGCCGGACCCGGGTTCCCTGGCCGGGAGCGGAAATAACCTCCACCGTGTCCATGAAGGATTCCATAAAGGCGAAGCCCAGTCCGAGCCGCTCGGGGGTACTGGTAAAACCGGGGACTTGGGCCTGCGTGACGTCCTGAATGCCCTCGCCCTCGTCCTCGACCATGACCTCGAGCCCGTGTTCGGTCAGTATGGCATCCAGGCGGACCGTTTCTCCCGAGCGTTCCCGGTAACCGTGGATTATGGCGTTTGAGACCGCCTCCGAAACGGCGCCTTTGATATCGTCAAGCTCGGACACCGTGAAATCCAGTTGCGAGGCGAGGGCCGCCACGGCCACGCGGGCCAGGCCGACGTTTTCGGGCCGGCTGTCGAACGCCATCCGTAACCGGTTCTTTATCTTAACCATTGTTGCTCCCCTCTCCCCCCGCCAGGCCGGCCAGGGCTTCGGCCTCGGAGTCGTAAAGGCGGCTGAGCCGCGTCAGCCCGGAAAACTCCAGGACACGCCGCACAGCGGGTGACACGCCGACCAGGGCCATAGATCCGCCCTGTCCCGTGATGCGCTTGTACCGCCCGAGGATGACGCCCAGCCCGGAACTGTCCAGGAAAGTGACATCGGACATATTCAGGATCAGGTTCCGTGCCCGACTGCGGTCCAGTTCCCGTTCCAGATGGCGGCGCAAATTGTCGGTGACCCGCAGGTCGATTTCTCCCCCCAGGCGGGCAATGAGGGTCTCGTTTCTGACGTCAAAGGCAGGTTCCAACGGTTCTTATCCCTCCCCCGCATGGTTTTTGCTTTTCCTTTCGCCACCGGGAAAGAGAATCCTGCTAAATTATTCCAATAGACCCCGACAAAAATATGGGGCGGACCGTACCGGGCCTGCCCCGTACTGCGTCAGTTTACCCGAGGATGTGGCGGCTTATCTTCCACCATTGCTGGATGAATGTTGCCCGGGGAACGCTCCGCGTTGCCACTATGGGAACGCGGCGGAGTTCGTGACCGTCTTTTGTCAGGACGTAGTCCCCGACTTTTTGGCCTTTGCGCACGGGGGCTGTCAGGCGCACGGGGATCTCAATACGTGAACCGATCCCTTTTGTCTCGCCCTTTGGAACGACGACCGCCGCTTCATTGGCCACGGCCAGGTCGACACTGGGCGCAGTGCCTTTTTCCACCGGAACGGTTTTAATCTTTTGTCCTTCCTTGGCCAGGAGCAGGCCCTGGTAACGGGCGAAACCCCAGTTAAAAAGCTTCATCGACTCCTGGAAATGGCTCTTCGGTTCCGGGCAGCCCAGAACCACGGCGATAAGTCTCAGGTTGTCCCGCCTGGCGCTGGAAGCCAGGCAGAACTGTGCTTCATTCGTCCAACCGGTCTTGCCGGCGTCGGCGCCCCGGTACCACCATAAGAGCTTGTTGGTATTCCAGCACTTAAACTTGCCGCCGCGCAGGTCATACTCCTTGAGCCGGGAGACCTCGCGTATAATTGGATGGCGCAAAGCCTCGCGCAGGATTACGGCCTGGTCGTAGGCCGAGGAATACTGGCCCTCGTCAGGCAACCCGGTGGTATTGACATAATGGGTGTTGGTGAGCCCGAGCGCGTGGACCTTTTCGTTCATTTGCTGGACAAAGGCCTCTTCGCTCCCGGCCAGGTGCTCGGCCACGGCCACGCTGGCGTCATTGGCCGATGCCGTGGCAATGGAGATCAGCATCTCGCGGAACGTGAACTGCTCC carries:
- a CDS encoding site-2 protease family protein, encoding MPNLAEIIALVPAIMLALTVHEYAHGFVADRLGDHTARYAGRLTLNPVAHVDWLGLLLLFVAGFGWAKPVPVNPYNLRGNVKQGLLLVSLAGPAANLVLALAASVLLGLIDYMQSGFGLLLLYQLIYINVVLAVFNLIPVPPLDGSKILAGLLPGRQEWLVALEQYGVLVLLVLMVTGLIGKFLTFFVVPLAEMFFNLARGLAA
- the ytfJ gene encoding GerW family sporulation protein; the protein is MEQHPIQGLMQTAMESIKQMVDVNTVVGDPVETPDGIIIIPISKVAVGFAAGGGEFEIARDDGASTYPFGGGSGAGVSVQPMGFLVVGQGQVRLLPVDANGIADRLIDLAPAVLERLDNYLKKKSSEQ
- the trpS gene encoding tryptophan--tRNA ligase; translated protein: MRILSGMRSSGRLHIGHLSVLHNWIALQEKHECFFFAADWHALTTIYEDTSALRENTREMIADWLAAGIDPEKATVFVQSRILEHAELHLLFSMFTPLSWLERVPTYKDQVQQLGAQGKDINTYGFLGYPLLQAADILIYRADAVPVGQDQLPHLEFCREVARRFNYLYGQVFPEPKALLTETPVLPGTDGRKMSKSYGNEIALAMPVEEVDRRARMMITDPARIRKNDPGHPEVCTVHTLHSLYSADRLAEIEEECRTGRVGCVACKKELSAALNRALDPIRQRRSRLLAQPRYLDDVLAAGTEKARTAARATMEIVREVMHI
- a CDS encoding nucleoside recognition domain-containing protein is translated as MVNVVWLALILFGIVAAAANGRIETVTTAALNGAQTAVSTALGLIGILAFWCGVMKVAEAAGLVRALSMIVQPFIRLLFPSIPRNHPAFGAIVMNLSANVLGLSNAATPMGLIAMREMQRLNPRPDTASEAMCTFLAMNTACITLIPATIIGIRIMYRSADPTAVVGTTIFATACGMTVAVLADVLLRRLYRRRGGGPC
- a CDS encoding DUF2953 domain-containing protein, which gives rise to MLFLLIIAALLMAGVFLALTFLRVNLAYRREGEDDRVAVLVSWLGLPLYRAEVPMLDLRAGLGRNPAIRLKSRSATDTPATAVDREVRELPLSVLFLRWYNVFKSFRAGICYLTPRIRIEDLDWSTRIGTESADRTGILTGLTWAVKGSLLTLTSRLTDFRAHPRLAVKPDFGRPVFATDIRCILAIRLGHIIVAGLKGLAAHVGGKSGGAAPHPGSDADGHGEH
- a CDS encoding CBS domain-containing protein, with the translated sequence MKLITTHTNTDFDGLAAMVAAQKLYPDAELVLPGKLARNVEEFVALHRDILDLHKPGELRPGDVDTLILVDTKNARRLAKLAALTEHPGLRIHIFDHHPWAEGDIRGEFELVEPVGAATTLLVEEIRARNLAVTPFEATVLALGIYEDTGSLLYTNTTQRDLEAAAYLIGLGANLALVGRFLARPLTDEQQELLRHLLLSAERHLVNGQKILIARSSVDEFIGGLAVLTHKLSEIEHIDAVFSVVEMEDRVHIVARSSVPEVDVREILSHFGGGGHPAAASATIKGQSLDHIANELLDTIRMLIHPPVTAREIMSSPVKSVPPDMRVEEANQIMLRYGHTGLPVVENGHLMGIISRRDVEKADRHNLRHAPVKAFMTKNVLVAAPDTPLTEIQHLMIENNIGRLPIVDGHQLAGIVSRTDILKTLHKKFKPRFCTLFNSPQQEMGYQNMAEVLRRNLSAEALRILSTVGRIGRDLGCRVYLTGGMVRDALLGRPSRDYDLVVEDCDGATLGDRIVAALGGKLKVAEAIDKAQVFLPQGPRLDITMARRHFDAYGKPLDGVDDSPLRHELYGRDFTINAIAVVLNPEGFGDVIDHFGGRDDLQHGLIRALHNLSFIEDPIRILRAVRYEQRYRFNIERQTLALMREALTERALRTVPDEQQWAEVKRMLDKDYTPRTLARLAQLNIWPHLFPKVTYWEVQPVVGRIPRVIRRLQEWEVPPPAELWLCYFTAILHSSPMPLVLETCSRYKIGRRQTENVVTALESWRQAVRGFSSPNTSLVNLARIYLQLPREAYPLVLVMLEEERLQYRFRDVAAILKKHKPSITGKDIRSLGYRPGPLFRKALDAVWQARLEGHVKNKQEELDYAMRVMGLDNGPGTNAATAQIAGRSE